The Lutibacter sp. Hel_I_33_5 genome has a window encoding:
- a CDS encoding type IX secretion system membrane protein PorP/SprF — MNKVNKLSMNFPRRLLLVFIILVGLTSVNAQQDPQYTQYMYNTMSINPAYAGSQGYFTATALARTQWVGFPGAPETQTFSFNKPLGYSGVGIGLNIINDKLGPSSEVYFDGNVSYTIRTSEEGNLAFGLRLGGRSLSLDWSKGRYQNEDAIFNQNVNNRFLPSIGAGLYYHKTNWYVGLSIPNFIRTDHYDDFVESIAAERLHYFLIGGYVFNLSDDIKFKPAFISKIVSGAPLSVDLSANFLFYEKFTLGIAYRWDDSISTLLRLKVNKNWHIGYAYDLTTSNYRNYNSGTHELMLIFDVTRAPKLKSPRFF, encoded by the coding sequence ATGAATAAAGTAAACAAATTAAGTATGAATTTTCCCCGAAGACTACTTCTAGTATTTATTATTCTAGTTGGATTAACCTCTGTTAATGCACAGCAAGATCCACAATATACACAGTATATGTATAATACAATGAGTATAAACCCAGCATATGCTGGTTCTCAAGGTTATTTTACAGCTACAGCCTTGGCAAGAACGCAATGGGTTGGTTTTCCTGGCGCTCCAGAAACCCAGACATTTAGTTTTAATAAACCTTTGGGTTATAGTGGGGTTGGAATTGGTTTAAATATTATTAATGATAAATTAGGTCCTTCTAGTGAAGTATATTTTGATGGAAATGTTTCTTATACCATTAGAACAAGTGAAGAAGGTAATTTAGCTTTTGGTTTACGATTAGGAGGTAGAAGTTTAAGTTTAGATTGGAGTAAAGGACGTTATCAAAATGAAGATGCAATTTTTAATCAGAATGTAAATAATCGTTTTTTACCATCAATTGGTGCAGGATTATATTATCATAAAACAAATTGGTATGTAGGATTATCGATTCCTAATTTTATCAGAACAGATCATTATGATGATTTTGTAGAATCTATTGCAGCAGAAAGATTGCATTATTTTTTAATTGGTGGATATGTGTTTAATCTATCTGATGATATTAAGTTTAAGCCTGCATTTATATCCAAAATAGTGTCAGGAGCACCATTATCAGTAGATTTATCAGCTAACTTTTTATTTTATGAGAAATTTACTTTAGGAATTGCTTATAGATGGGATGATTCTATTAGCACACTTTTACGATTAAAAGTTAATAAAAATTGGCATATAGGCTATGCTTATGACTTAACAACATCTAATTATAGAAATTATAATTCTGGAACACATGAACTTATGTTAATATTTGATGTTACAAGAGCACCTAAATTAAAATCCCCAAGATTCTTTTAA